A DNA window from Bdellovibrio sp. BCCA contains the following coding sequences:
- a CDS encoding NAD-dependent epimerase/dehydratase family protein encodes MKILVTGANGFLGSWVTKALVNEGHNVYALVRPKSDISELEGVNCKYVHGDVTDIHSLLEAFKGVDTVFHLAGVIAYKKSQRAMMDKVNVQGTANVVSVCREHKVRRLVYLSSVVAIGAGYTPNDILNEESPYNVADLNLGYFETKHQAEQIVKAACDKGEINAVMLNPSTIYGAGDAKKGSRKMQLKVAQGKLKFYTSGGVNVVAVEDVVAGILSAWKNGRKGERYILSGENILIKDLFAMIAAEAGVKAPSHLLPDGLLHAVGAVGDFMEKMGLKGPLSRENAYTATMYHWFDSSKAQSELDFKPRPAREAIHNSVQWMKDQGLLS; translated from the coding sequence ATGAAAATTCTTGTTACTGGCGCCAATGGTTTTTTAGGAAGCTGGGTGACCAAAGCCCTTGTGAACGAAGGTCACAATGTTTACGCCTTGGTTCGTCCTAAAAGTGATATCTCCGAATTAGAAGGTGTTAACTGCAAGTATGTTCACGGGGATGTAACCGACATCCACTCGCTTTTAGAAGCCTTTAAAGGTGTCGACACGGTTTTTCATTTGGCCGGAGTGATCGCTTATAAAAAATCTCAGCGCGCTATGATGGATAAAGTGAATGTTCAGGGAACAGCGAATGTGGTTTCGGTCTGTCGCGAACACAAAGTCCGTCGCCTGGTTTATCTTTCCTCTGTCGTTGCGATCGGTGCCGGCTACACGCCGAATGATATTCTTAACGAAGAATCCCCTTATAATGTGGCGGATCTCAATCTTGGCTATTTTGAAACCAAACACCAAGCCGAACAAATCGTGAAAGCGGCTTGCGATAAAGGTGAAATCAACGCCGTCATGCTAAATCCTTCGACGATCTATGGCGCAGGCGATGCTAAAAAAGGCAGTCGCAAAATGCAGTTGAAAGTCGCTCAGGGAAAACTCAAATTCTACACTTCAGGTGGCGTGAATGTTGTTGCCGTGGAAGACGTAGTAGCAGGCATTCTTAGCGCCTGGAAAAATGGTCGCAAAGGTGAAAGATACATTCTTTCAGGTGAAAATATTCTTATCAAAGATCTTTTCGCTATGATCGCCGCAGAGGCTGGGGTAAAAGCTCCTTCACATTTACTTCCTGACGGTCTTCTTCACGCTGTCGGTGCCGTAGGTGATTTCATGGAGAAGATGGGTCTTAAAGGGCCTTTAAGCCGTGAGAATGCTTACACCGCGACGATGTATCATTGGTTTGATTCTAGCAAAGCGCAAAGCGAACTTGATTTTAAACCTCGTCCGGCTCGTGAAGCCATTCACAACAGTGTGCAGTGGATGAAAGATCAAGGTTTGCTTTCGTAA
- a CDS encoding phosphatase PAP2 family protein, which yields MLDFILNLDKSLFVLVNSQWTAAWADQFFPFITDLHKTPFFKTVMVPLILAIFIWRRGLKKGLVIFFFCVLAVGASDGFGNWALKKTVQRPRPAETQGLTVQVRAPFGGFSFVSNHATNMFTFASFTSAIFPPASIPLYTVATLVAYSRVYNGVHFPTDVICGGLLGCLFGLLFSRLCQKLLLRLDSEGTVTP from the coding sequence ATGCTCGATTTTATCTTGAACCTCGATAAGAGCCTTTTTGTATTGGTGAATTCCCAGTGGACTGCGGCTTGGGCCGATCAGTTTTTTCCATTCATCACAGACCTTCACAAGACGCCGTTTTTTAAAACCGTGATGGTGCCTCTGATCCTTGCGATTTTCATCTGGCGCCGAGGACTGAAAAAAGGTCTCGTGATTTTTTTCTTCTGCGTTCTTGCTGTTGGAGCATCTGATGGTTTTGGCAACTGGGCTCTTAAAAAAACCGTGCAGCGACCGCGGCCTGCGGAAACTCAAGGATTGACGGTTCAGGTGCGCGCTCCTTTTGGAGGCTTTAGCTTCGTTTCAAATCACGCTACCAATATGTTCACGTTTGCTAGCTTTACGAGCGCGATTTTTCCTCCGGCCTCTATACCACTTTATACCGTCGCAACATTAGTGGCATACAGTCGCGTTTACAATGGCGTGCATTTTCCCACAGACGTTATTTGCGGCGGTCTTTTGGGTTGTCTCTTTGGACTTTTATTTTCTCGTCTCTGCCAAAAATTGCTTCTTCGACTTGATTCAGAAGGGACTGTCACACCATGA
- a CDS encoding flagellar motor protein: MDKATWLGLLVGFGGILLGNLLEGGHMSSLMQLTAFIIVLAGTIGAVMVSSSEKDLKTGLHLAKKAFQKEESDAKKRIQEIVDCARIAKKESLLSLEARINRIDDPLFKGVLRNIVDGVEAETIRDIFETRIETEEEEMLAGAKIWTDAGGFAPTIGIIGAVLGLIHVMGNLTDTSKLGAGIAVAFVATVYGVSSANLLFLPLGNKLKRKVQSISREKQMVLEGGLLIASGMNPVVLEQKLFAFLNEEQK, from the coding sequence ATGGATAAAGCAACATGGTTAGGCCTGCTCGTAGGCTTCGGTGGGATTTTGCTCGGAAACCTTCTCGAAGGCGGGCACATGAGTTCGCTCATGCAACTGACGGCATTCATTATCGTTCTTGCGGGAACAATTGGAGCCGTGATGGTTTCAAGTTCAGAAAAAGATCTTAAGACGGGTCTTCATCTCGCCAAAAAAGCATTTCAAAAAGAAGAAAGTGACGCCAAAAAACGCATCCAAGAGATCGTGGATTGCGCGCGCATTGCTAAAAAAGAATCTCTTCTTTCATTGGAAGCACGTATCAATCGTATCGACGATCCCCTCTTTAAAGGAGTTCTCAGAAATATTGTCGATGGGGTCGAGGCAGAAACCATTCGCGACATTTTTGAGACACGCATTGAAACTGAAGAAGAAGAAATGCTGGCAGGAGCGAAAATTTGGACCGACGCTGGCGGTTTTGCTCCCACCATCGGAATCATCGGTGCGGTTCTTGGTCTGATTCATGTGATGGGGAATTTAACGGATACAAGTAAGCTCGGGGCAGGGATTGCCGTCGCCTTTGTTGCTACCGTGTATGGTGTGAGTTCCGCCAACCTTTTGTTTTTACCGTTAGGCAATAAACTAAAAAGAAAAGTGCAGTCCATTTCCCGAGAAAAGCAGATGGTGCTTGAGGGAGGACTTCTTATTGCCAGTGGAATGAATCCCGTCGTTCTTGAGCAAAAACTTTTTGCCTTCTTAAACGAAGAGCAAAAGTAG
- a CDS encoding flagellar motor protein MotB codes for MARKHKKHEEHENHERWLVSYADFITLLFAFFVVMYATSNANEEKQKEFEDSIKLNLHLVGNGSNSNGNAIDDAIAELVMPVGNYPRKGGPQEVEDFVERSLDKSMDGDQKKQAIQDIYHDSVGVRIALAASTFFPEGSAKLKMSALTSLDKVADVLKTNKKRIIIEGHTDDVPIVGQLFPSNWELAGGRATAVVRYFVKYHNLDPKRFVAISYGDQKPIVPNDNDDHRAMNRRIEIFIVTDDKKVDI; via the coding sequence ATGGCAAGAAAACATAAAAAACATGAAGAGCACGAAAATCATGAAAGATGGCTGGTTTCCTATGCCGATTTCATTACGTTGCTTTTTGCGTTTTTTGTGGTGATGTACGCGACGTCCAACGCCAATGAAGAAAAACAAAAAGAATTTGAAGACTCCATCAAATTAAATCTGCACTTAGTAGGCAATGGTTCGAACTCGAATGGCAACGCTATTGATGATGCAATTGCAGAACTTGTGATGCCCGTCGGAAATTATCCCCGCAAAGGTGGGCCGCAAGAAGTGGAAGATTTTGTGGAAAGGTCTCTGGATAAGTCGATGGACGGAGACCAGAAAAAGCAGGCGATCCAGGATATCTATCATGACTCCGTCGGAGTTCGGATTGCACTCGCTGCTTCTACTTTTTTTCCGGAAGGTTCAGCAAAATTAAAAATGTCAGCGTTGACGTCTTTGGATAAAGTTGCCGACGTCCTTAAGACGAATAAAAAAAGAATTATTATTGAGGGTCACACTGATGATGTTCCTATCGTAGGACAGCTTTTCCCAAGCAACTGGGAACTCGCCGGAGGAAGAGCAACGGCTGTTGTCCGCTATTTCGTGAAATATCACAATTTAGATCCAAAACGCTTTGTCGCAATTTCTTACGGAGATCAAAAACCAATTGTTCCGAATGACAACGACGACCATCGAGCAATGAACCGTCGTATCGAGATCTTCATCGTCACCGACGATAAAAAAGTCGATATCTAG
- a CDS encoding Lnb N-terminal periplasmic domain-containing protein yields MVLNLVFIFLLAPLFAWGLTSQNILRYQKQAQEKALWQDPQWIKLGHYRKNLFGGYKSPLLGNFFVSENGSEDPKAELFATIELLFNKDTAQKSQCRYLARTSWLKNVLAVDSSDLVSCSERDQWKTQLGAQEIYIIFAASDLSSAGSSFGHTFLRVHNPKNTRELELLDYGINYAAVTGKDTGALYALKGLFGFYPGAYSMLPYYQKIREYTNLEGRNLWEYRLDLSPEQVTFLIDHLLELDGSFAPYYFADDNCSQQILELIEVAKPELNASASFYDVTIPIDTVKELKKHNMLVGEKLRLSLQAEWQTRFTSLNYSQKKALKEIVYAKTQTDLQKLSTKEQAEALEAILSYLAIKEYREEKDLKEEKYPLSVARAKLGPQTEPLQIPNPPSPLFGANSYAFYLGYGKADENEFYRFKYRRTFHDLLSDDSGLSTFSHLEVLSADFRYFSEKQNLDLYQAVLVKILSTSPITELDTPLTWTVDIGTEPRLSPYVNLGAGYSFDFPLFKATRFSFMAVTENYDLADTAQPHFGVEGLLMSKTSFVRSLIYTKYLHNTSQGRGFSEYGIGLSTDVRKSELRLESKVRDNIPEWMISVVF; encoded by the coding sequence ATGGTTCTTAATTTAGTTTTTATTTTCTTGTTAGCCCCACTTTTTGCGTGGGGCTTAACCTCCCAAAATATTCTTCGTTATCAGAAGCAAGCTCAAGAAAAAGCCCTGTGGCAAGATCCGCAGTGGATAAAGCTTGGTCACTATCGCAAGAATCTTTTCGGAGGTTATAAGTCTCCCCTTCTTGGAAATTTCTTTGTTTCAGAAAACGGATCTGAAGATCCTAAAGCCGAACTGTTTGCAACTATTGAACTTCTTTTTAACAAAGACACTGCTCAGAAATCTCAATGTCGTTATCTGGCCAGAACAAGTTGGCTCAAAAATGTTCTAGCGGTTGATTCCAGTGACTTGGTTTCTTGTAGTGAAAGAGATCAGTGGAAGACACAGCTTGGTGCCCAAGAAATTTATATTATTTTTGCAGCTAGCGACCTAAGCAGCGCCGGTTCAAGTTTCGGTCATACATTTTTACGCGTGCACAATCCCAAGAACACCCGTGAACTTGAGCTTCTCGATTACGGAATTAACTATGCGGCGGTCACGGGGAAAGATACCGGCGCTCTTTACGCCCTCAAAGGTCTTTTTGGTTTTTATCCTGGCGCTTATTCTATGCTTCCCTATTATCAAAAAATCCGTGAGTACACGAACCTTGAAGGGCGCAACCTTTGGGAGTATCGATTGGATCTTTCTCCTGAACAAGTTACGTTCTTAATTGATCATCTTTTGGAACTTGATGGCAGCTTTGCACCTTATTATTTTGCAGATGATAATTGTTCACAGCAGATATTGGAATTGATCGAAGTTGCAAAACCCGAACTCAATGCTTCTGCATCATTCTATGACGTGACAATTCCCATAGACACTGTCAAAGAACTGAAGAAGCACAATATGCTTGTCGGCGAAAAACTTCGTCTGTCATTACAGGCGGAATGGCAAACTCGATTCACGTCTCTGAACTATTCACAGAAAAAAGCTCTCAAAGAAATTGTTTATGCAAAGACTCAAACCGATTTGCAAAAACTTTCAACTAAAGAACAAGCCGAGGCCTTAGAAGCCATCTTAAGTTATTTAGCCATCAAAGAGTATCGAGAGGAAAAGGATTTAAAGGAAGAAAAGTATCCTCTGTCAGTCGCAAGAGCAAAGCTGGGCCCACAAACGGAGCCTTTGCAGATTCCAAATCCACCTTCACCTCTTTTTGGCGCGAACTCTTATGCATTTTACCTTGGGTACGGCAAAGCAGATGAAAACGAATTTTACCGCTTCAAGTATCGCAGAACTTTCCATGACCTTCTTTCGGATGACAGCGGACTTTCGACGTTTTCACATTTGGAAGTTTTAAGTGCTGACTTTCGCTACTTCTCAGAAAAACAAAACTTGGATCTTTATCAGGCGGTTTTAGTAAAAATTCTTTCGACTTCACCAATCACGGAACTAGACACCCCTTTAACGTGGACCGTAGACATCGGAACAGAGCCGAGACTTTCTCCGTATGTAAATTTAGGAGCAGGATACAGCTTTGATTTTCCATTATTTAAAGCCACTCGTTTTAGTTTTATGGCAGTAACAGAGAACTATGATCTTGCCGACACAGCTCAACCTCATTTTGGAGTCGAAGGGCTTCTCATGTCGAAAACTTCTTTTGTGCGCTCTTTGATATATACGAAGTATCTGCACAACACCTCTCAAGGGAGGGGTTTTTCAGAGTACGGAATTGGTCTTTCCACCGATGTTCGTAAGAGCGAACTGCGCCTTGAATCCAAAGTCCGAGACAACATTCCTGAATGGATGATCTCCGTCGTCTTTTAG
- a CDS encoding DUF3015 family protein, translating to MKKLIVSILLLTGFQAYAGDAGCGLGSVIIQKNSKGLQLLAMTTNSVLLTQPLGITSGTSGCSSSGLVMNDKEVQYFVEVNQEELSREMAQGHGEKLATLAQMKGCRNDVSQKAFGSFAQNSYAKILPTANTSAVEMVQNLNKELAAQSDLAQMCHGS from the coding sequence ATGAAAAAGTTGATCGTTTCTATTTTGCTTTTAACGGGTTTTCAAGCATATGCCGGTGACGCAGGTTGCGGTCTAGGCAGCGTTATCATTCAGAAAAATTCCAAAGGTTTGCAGCTTTTGGCGATGACGACGAACTCAGTTCTTTTGACTCAACCTCTAGGTATCACATCAGGAACTTCGGGCTGCTCTTCTAGCGGTCTTGTGATGAACGATAAAGAAGTTCAATACTTCGTTGAAGTAAATCAAGAAGAGCTTTCTCGTGAGATGGCGCAAGGTCATGGTGAGAAGCTTGCGACATTGGCACAAATGAAAGGTTGCCGTAACGACGTATCCCAAAAAGCGTTCGGTTCTTTCGCGCAAAATTCTTATGCAAAAATTCTTCCTACAGCAAATACGTCTGCTGTTGAGATGGTACAAAATCTAAATAAAGAGTTGGCAGCTCAGAGCGATCTTGCTCAAATGTGCCATGGTTCTTAA
- the trxA gene encoding thioredoxin: MAVLELTKENIQETIEKNQLVIIDFWATWCGPCRRFAPIFEQTALKHPGVVFAKLDTDAQPEVAANFEIKSIPTIAVIKEGDIIFMQPGALPEEVFEQVVEKAKEVDMAEVRKQNS, encoded by the coding sequence ATGGCTGTGTTAGAACTCACAAAAGAAAACATCCAAGAGACCATCGAAAAAAATCAGCTTGTGATCATTGATTTCTGGGCTACGTGGTGCGGACCATGTCGTCGTTTTGCTCCGATCTTTGAGCAAACGGCGCTGAAGCATCCAGGCGTTGTTTTTGCAAAATTGGATACGGATGCTCAGCCAGAGGTTGCTGCGAATTTTGAAATCAAATCCATTCCAACAATCGCGGTGATCAAAGAAGGCGACATCATCTTTATGCAGCCAGGAGCTTTGCCTGAAGAGGTTTTCGAACAGGTTGTAGAAAAGGCCAAAGAAGTCGATATGGCCGAAGTTCGTAAACAAAATTCGTAA
- a CDS encoding DUF4430 domain-containing protein, whose protein sequence is MKKTALILISALSLNANAVSWKVYGPCDEKPVAQGEAVADLTKSVGDISVEIFDQNKVPYIGAAEGFNSIINTPTGMDSIEVVSDTELRAYGWCYSINGKTPNEMPHQIKFNAQTDKLVWFYAYTTNIKNEWQDDYCSPAYWIKAKQFCGK, encoded by the coding sequence ATGAAAAAGACAGCTCTTATTTTGATCTCTGCCTTGTCATTAAATGCGAACGCGGTTTCTTGGAAGGTCTATGGTCCTTGCGACGAAAAACCTGTTGCCCAAGGCGAAGCGGTTGCTGACCTCACGAAATCCGTCGGTGACATCAGCGTAGAAATTTTTGATCAAAACAAAGTTCCCTATATCGGAGCCGCCGAGGGATTTAATTCCATCATCAATACACCGACGGGAATGGATTCTATCGAAGTTGTCTCGGACACAGAACTGAGAGCCTACGGTTGGTGCTACTCCATCAACGGAAAAACACCCAATGAAATGCCTCACCAAATAAAATTCAACGCACAAACCGACAAACTCGTTTGGTTTTATGCGTACACCACAAACATTAAAAACGAATGGCAAGACGATTACTGCTCGCCAGCGTATTGGATCAAAGCCAAACAATTCTGCGGAAAGTAG
- a CDS encoding IS3 family transposase (programmed frameshift) encodes MAKKKYTPEQVVQILRNIEIEQGKGATQEEAVKKSGVTLQTYFRWRKEYGGLKTDQARRLKDLETENMRLKKIVADLALDNSVLKENQQGKLLSPSRRREAVEHAIEKFGISERRACKILGQNRATQRYTVQFSPEEDRLTRDIIELANLYGRYGYRRITALLRNQGWNVNAKRVARIWKLHGLKVPKKQQKRARLWDREGSCIRLRPERANHVWSYDFVMDKTHDGRTIKMFNVIDEFTRENLVIKVARKLTSEDVIEVLGDLFLTRGVPTHVRSDNGPEFIAAKLRLWFEQLELKPLFIQPGSPWENGYVESFNGKLRDELLKREIFYSLKEAQVMIEKWRVHYNTKRPHSSLGYRPPAPETFSPTPIKIEQRLVAM; translated from the exons ATGGCAAAGAAGAAGTACACACCAGAACAGGTCGTGCAAATTCTAAGAAATATTGAAATTGAGCAAGGTAAAGGCGCAACTCAAGAAGAAGCCGTTAAAAAGTCAGGTGTAACACTGCAAACCTATTTTAGATGGCGCAAAGAGTACGGTGGGCTCAAAACCGACCAAGCTCGCCGTTTGAAGGATCTTGAAACCGAAAATATGCGACTCAAAAAAATAGTTGCTGACCTTGCGCTTGATAACTCCGTATTAAAGGAGA ATCAACAAGGGAAACTTCTAAGCCCGTCGCGAAGAAGAGAGGCTGTCGAACACGCGATTGAAAAGTTTGGCATATCAGAGCGTCGGGCTTGCAAAATCTTAGGTCAGAATCGAGCGACGCAAAGATACACAGTTCAATTTTCTCCCGAGGAAGATCGTCTTACTCGAGATATTATTGAACTCGCCAATCTTTATGGAAGATATGGTTATCGTCGCATTACGGCTCTTCTGCGCAATCAAGGATGGAATGTAAATGCAAAGCGAGTGGCACGCATCTGGAAGCTTCACGGACTCAAGGTTCCAAAGAAGCAACAGAAGCGTGCAAGGCTGTGGGATAGAGAAGGCTCATGTATCCGCTTACGACCTGAACGCGCAAACCACGTTTGGTCTTATGACTTTGTCATGGATAAAACTCATGACGGAAGAACAATCAAAATGTTCAACGTCATAGACGAGTTCACAAGAGAGAACTTAGTGATCAAGGTAGCAAGAAAACTCACAAGTGAAGACGTCATCGAAGTCCTTGGCGATCTTTTCTTAACTCGCGGAGTTCCTACGCATGTCCGTTCAGATAATGGCCCAGAGTTTATCGCAGCAAAACTTCGTCTTTGGTTCGAACAACTGGAGCTAAAGCCTTTGTTTATTCAGCCAGGAAGCCCATGGGAAAATGGCTATGTCGAGTCGTTCAACGGTAAACTTCGCGATGAACTTTTGAAGAGAGAAATATTTTATTCGTTAAAGGAAGCACAAGTAATGATTGAGAAATGGCGGGTTCACTACAATACGAAAAGACCACATAGCTCACTTGGATATAGACCACCAGCTCCAGAAACTTTTTCACCTACACCGATAAAGATTGAGCAACGACTAGTCGCAATGTAG
- a CDS encoding peptidylprolyl isomerase — MFAIFETSKGNFKVKLLSDKAPKTVENFVGLAEGTKEWTDPKTGSKVKKPFYDGLTFHRVIKDFMIQGGCPLGTGTGGPGYRFEDEFTPGQQKHDKPGILSMANAGPNTNGSQFFVTTVPTPWLDGRHTVFGEVVEGMDVVHSIENSKTGPMDRPVEPVVIKHIQIVK; from the coding sequence ATGTTCGCGATTTTTGAAACATCCAAAGGCAATTTTAAAGTTAAACTTTTGAGCGACAAGGCTCCAAAGACAGTTGAGAACTTCGTAGGTTTGGCTGAAGGCACGAAAGAGTGGACCGATCCTAAAACTGGCAGCAAAGTTAAAAAGCCATTTTATGATGGTTTGACTTTTCACCGCGTGATCAAAGATTTCATGATTCAAGGTGGTTGCCCACTTGGAACAGGCACTGGCGGTCCAGGCTATCGTTTCGAAGATGAATTCACTCCTGGTCAACAAAAGCACGATAAACCAGGCATCCTTTCAATGGCGAATGCAGGTCCTAACACGAACGGCTCGCAATTCTTCGTAACAACTGTTCCAACTCCTTGGTTGGATGGCCGTCACACTGTGTTCGGTGAAGTTGTTGAGGGTATGGACGTTGTTCACTCTATCGAAAACTCTAAGACAGGTCCGATGGATCGTCCTGTTGAGCCGGTAGTAATCAAACACATCCAAATCGTTAAGTAG
- a CDS encoding glutamine-synthetase adenylyltransferase, whose protein sequence is MTNLPFEEQLRKERGEIWSRLALSAKTDSEAPDKICSEWSLVADDLLKKAFDYCFSQEKVALFTLGKLGSHELNLSSDVDLLLVAENEEAISLSHLRKFQKILSERNFQGFVFRVDFDLRPGGKQGPLIPTIDQFKDYYGNYGETWERLAFVRLRPVCGDLHVQTEVMAFAKKFSFRKHLDFTLLEDLKTLRSKIQGHYWARTQDDVIDLKLGVGGIRDVELFAHALQVIHGGRDTSLQVRGTTEALSLIEQKQLLPTEEARFLCSHYWNLRKLENYVQALHDEQTHLLKMKESHPDFVTTALKTLANEMKRCDQIVKTLLGEAPQEISLKEELAKVGLPESDLEELWQEILGQEVLSRNKGRDELARKAFLASFLETLQEQKGDIRRGLLLLKDFIHGTRAKASFFSMLLREKELLQELAWLFGHSPYLSRILCNRPELLDSFVYRAQDKPSEDLGTLLEELAEKRLLSEVINGSKFLEDKDLPTLLQNLSSTADTIVENLLAALKKEYPSQIQVLALGKWGGQELGFRSDLDFIFVVPDEPTENDFKVAKRFITRLTEPHRGGNIYSIDMRLRPSGKAGPLVIPKADLNAYLSNEASAWERQAYLKARWIGDANEIPFTHFMNRGLTTEELQELDRIRQQLLPASSSIPNLKFSEGGLVDVELAAQTYLLSHKINPPSSHTMDFLSQMGAKSLALQHNYGRLRQIEQMLQLVASESLVELQPNHESFQPLALALQIPPANLQNEVSELLAGNIAILKELDPRRQPH, encoded by the coding sequence TTGACTAATCTTCCCTTTGAGGAACAACTCAGAAAAGAACGTGGCGAGATTTGGTCTCGCCTTGCTCTTTCTGCAAAAACCGATTCCGAGGCTCCGGATAAAATCTGTTCAGAGTGGAGCCTCGTCGCCGACGATCTTCTTAAAAAAGCTTTTGATTATTGTTTTTCCCAAGAAAAAGTAGCCTTGTTTACGCTTGGAAAATTGGGATCGCACGAACTGAATTTAAGTTCGGATGTGGATCTTTTATTAGTTGCTGAAAATGAAGAGGCTATTTCCCTTTCACATCTTCGCAAGTTCCAAAAAATCTTGAGTGAAAGAAACTTTCAAGGGTTCGTTTTCCGTGTGGACTTTGATTTGCGTCCCGGCGGAAAACAAGGACCTTTGATTCCAACTATTGATCAGTTTAAAGATTATTACGGAAACTATGGCGAAACGTGGGAGCGTTTGGCGTTCGTTCGCCTTCGCCCTGTTTGCGGTGATCTTCATGTGCAGACTGAGGTCATGGCCTTTGCAAAAAAGTTTTCCTTCCGTAAGCATCTCGATTTTACTTTGCTTGAAGATTTAAAAACTTTGCGCTCAAAGATTCAAGGTCACTACTGGGCTAGAACACAAGATGACGTTATCGATTTAAAATTGGGAGTCGGTGGCATTCGTGACGTGGAGCTTTTCGCGCATGCCTTGCAAGTGATTCACGGTGGGCGCGATACAAGTTTACAAGTCCGTGGTACGACGGAAGCTTTAAGCCTTATTGAACAGAAACAACTTCTCCCCACGGAGGAAGCGCGCTTTCTTTGTTCTCATTATTGGAATTTGCGGAAGTTAGAAAATTACGTCCAAGCCTTGCACGACGAACAAACTCATCTGCTTAAAATGAAAGAATCTCATCCTGATTTTGTTACGACAGCATTAAAGACTCTTGCGAACGAAATGAAACGCTGTGATCAAATCGTTAAAACTTTGCTGGGAGAAGCTCCTCAAGAAATTTCCTTGAAGGAGGAACTCGCCAAAGTAGGATTGCCTGAATCAGATCTTGAAGAGTTGTGGCAAGAAATCTTGGGCCAAGAAGTTTTATCTCGCAATAAAGGTCGCGATGAATTGGCAAGAAAAGCCTTCCTTGCCTCCTTCTTAGAGACTTTGCAGGAACAAAAAGGGGATATTCGTCGCGGGCTTTTACTTTTAAAAGATTTCATTCACGGTACGCGTGCAAAGGCGAGTTTCTTTTCAATGCTCTTGCGGGAAAAAGAATTACTGCAGGAACTTGCGTGGCTCTTCGGTCATTCTCCTTATTTATCGCGCATTCTCTGCAATCGTCCGGAGCTTCTGGATAGTTTTGTGTACCGTGCGCAAGACAAGCCGTCAGAAGATTTAGGGACTCTTTTAGAAGAGCTTGCAGAGAAAAGACTTCTTTCGGAAGTGATTAACGGAAGTAAGTTTTTAGAAGACAAAGATCTTCCGACGCTTTTACAAAACTTGAGTTCTACGGCCGATACGATTGTTGAAAATCTTCTCGCGGCTTTAAAAAAAGAGTATCCATCGCAGATCCAAGTACTCGCTTTAGGAAAATGGGGCGGACAGGAATTGGGTTTTAGATCGGATCTAGATTTTATTTTCGTTGTGCCGGATGAACCGACAGAAAATGATTTTAAAGTCGCGAAACGTTTTATCACCCGCCTCACCGAACCTCATCGCGGCGGAAATATTTATTCTATTGATATGCGCTTGCGACCTTCGGGAAAGGCGGGACCGCTCGTCATTCCCAAAGCGGATTTGAACGCGTATCTTTCTAATGAAGCTTCAGCTTGGGAACGACAAGCTTACTTAAAAGCTCGATGGATTGGTGACGCCAACGAAATTCCTTTCACGCATTTCATGAACCGAGGTTTAACAACGGAGGAACTGCAGGAACTGGATCGCATTCGTCAGCAACTTCTTCCAGCCTCATCTTCCATTCCGAATTTGAAGTTCAGCGAAGGTGGTCTTGTGGACGTGGAGCTGGCCGCGCAGACTTATCTTTTAAGTCATAAAATCAATCCGCCCTCGTCTCATACGATGGATTTTCTCTCTCAAATGGGAGCAAAATCCCTTGCTCTTCAACATAACTATGGAAGATTGCGTCAAATAGAGCAGATGCTTCAACTTGTTGCGTCAGAATCACTCGTAGAACTGCAGCCAAATCATGAGTCCTTTCAGCCTCTTGCCTTGGCGCTCCAAATTCCTCCGGCAAATCTGCAGAATGAGGTTTCGGAGCTTCTCGCAGGTAACATTGCAATTTTGAAGGAACTTGACCCTCGTCGGCAGCCTCACTAA